In the Euphorbia lathyris chromosome 5, ddEupLath1.1, whole genome shotgun sequence genome, one interval contains:
- the LOC136230060 gene encoding E3 ubiquitin-protein ligase PRT1 produces MAKDISTGASTEMEEISDSFTCSICLDLLYKPVVLSCGHVSCFWCVHKSMDSIHESHCPICRHPYYHFPTISWTLHLLLLKLYPIAYRIREEQILEEEKEMEFFSPQFDSNAHESHSHKEHDLSDHLHPSCTISKCNSLSKPCSTGNEEPKGSCKQLAVTDVECTSCKQVLFHPVFLNCGHGYCETCISCPVVEMLKCQVCQSPHPAGLPKICLELDQFLEKQFPRDYALRREAVQLKQVQIKNENSTENSTAKNTSCSTKASKKGFRFSSGTNEEFSPSKIHLGVGCDYCGMYPIIGDRYKCEDCFEKIGFDLCGDCYNTNSKRPGRFNQQHTPEHKFVQKDAEYLCIPPDQLEDFQIAITSYIGPPINIPEDESQDSPTHANANENDGSC; encoded by the exons ATGGCTAAAGATATATCCACTGGCGCCTCCACCGAGATGGAAGAGATTTCCGATTCCTTTACATGTTCAATTTGTCT GGATCTTCTGTACAAACCTGTAGTACTCT CTTGTGGGCATGTTTCCTGTTTCTGGTGCGTCCACAAATCAATGGATTCCATACATGAGTCCCATTGTCCAATTTGCAGGCATCCATATTATCATTTTCCAACCATATCTTGGACCCTGCATCTTTTGCTCCTGAAGCTGTATCCTATTGCCTATAGGATAAGAGAAGAACAAATTCTAG aggaagaaaaagaaatggagTTTTTCTCACCACAGTTTGATTCCAATGCACATGAATCACATTCTCATAAAGAGCACGATCTGAGCGATCACCTACATCCTTCATGCACTATTTCAAAGTGCAACTCATTGTCAAAGCCTTGCTCTACGGGGAACGAGGAGCCAAAGGGAAGTTGCAAGCAGTTGGCAGTGACAGATGTAGAGTGCACTTCATGCAAACAAGTGCTTTTCCATCCAGTTTTTCTTAATTGTGGCCATG GGTATTGTGAGACTTGCATCTCATGTCCAGTTGTTGAGATGCTTAAATGTCAAGTTTGTCAATCTCCGCATCCAGCTGGTTTGCCTAAAATCTGTTTGGAGCTTGATCAATTTTTGGAGAAACAATTCCCTAGAGATTATGCCTTGAGAAGGGAAGCTGTTCAGCTTAAACAAGTACAGATCAAGAATGAGAACAGCACTGAAAACAGCACTGCAAAGAACACTAGCT GTTCTACTAAAGCTAGTAAAAAAGGTTTTCGATTTTCATCTGGGACGAATGAAGAGTTTTCCCCTTCAAAGATTCATCTTGGAGTTGGCTGCGATTATTGTGGG ATGTATCCTATAATTGGAGATAGATACAAATGCGAAGATTGCTTTGAGAAAATCGGTTTTGACCTTTGTGGAGACTGCTATAACACTAACTCTAAGCGTCCTGGGAGGTTTAATCAGCAGCATACACCAGAACATAAGTTTGTGCAGAAAGATGCCGAATACCTTTGCATTCCACCCGATCAATTAGAGGATTTTCAGATTGCTATTACCAGTTATATTGGTCCTCCGATAAATATACCAGAAGATGAATCCCAGGATTCTCCTACACACGCCAATGCCAATGAGAATGATGGAAGCTGTTAG